The Dethiosulfovibrio peptidovorans DSM 11002 genome has a window encoding:
- a CDS encoding ABC transporter substrate-binding protein, with amino-acid sequence MPYRNRYVIGFLAALMCFMSLPAMAAKVPTIKMGDFSWDSVQLHNRIVGFVLEHALDVEVEYEFAETMPILMGMSRGDVDATTEIWSDNIKESWEKLLNEGKVLDLGTTYPDAVQGWYVPTYVVEGDPERGIEPMAPDLKTVEDLKKYKDLFVPKAGGDKGKGRFYNGPTGWVTYTVNTVKLKAYGLDEYYENFSAGSSAALATAIFSAYEKGEPVFAYYWEPTPLMGMLDMTMLEEPAYEHIKWDEKTYDCAFPPSKVHIGVSTALIEKCPQAVTILANYESTLSQTNAALAYVEENNTSIEKGAIWFLKNYPDQWKNWFPIANDSRIEKVEAALKKEKL; translated from the coding sequence ATGCCATATCGTAATCGTTACGTGATAGGTTTTCTGGCGGCCCTTATGTGTTTCATGTCCCTTCCCGCCATGGCGGCAAAGGTCCCCACCATCAAGATGGGTGATTTCAGCTGGGATAGCGTTCAGCTTCATAACAGGATCGTCGGTTTCGTTCTGGAACACGCTCTGGATGTGGAGGTCGAGTACGAGTTCGCCGAGACCATGCCTATCTTGATGGGCATGTCCAGAGGCGATGTAGACGCTACCACCGAGATTTGGTCCGACAACATAAAGGAATCTTGGGAAAAGCTGTTGAACGAAGGCAAGGTTCTCGATCTCGGGACCACCTATCCGGACGCCGTTCAGGGATGGTACGTGCCTACCTATGTCGTCGAGGGAGATCCCGAGAGAGGGATAGAACCCATGGCTCCTGATCTCAAGACCGTCGAGGACCTGAAGAAATACAAGGATCTTTTTGTTCCTAAGGCTGGAGGAGACAAGGGCAAGGGACGTTTCTACAACGGTCCGACCGGCTGGGTTACCTACACGGTGAACACGGTCAAGCTGAAGGCCTATGGGCTTGACGAATACTACGAGAACTTCAGCGCCGGTTCCTCCGCCGCTCTGGCGACCGCCATATTCTCGGCTTACGAGAAGGGCGAGCCGGTTTTCGCCTACTACTGGGAGCCCACTCCTCTCATGGGGATGTTGGATATGACCATGTTGGAGGAGCCAGCCTACGAGCATATAAAATGGGACGAGAAGACCTACGATTGTGCCTTCCCTCCCTCTAAGGTACACATAGGGGTCAGTACGGCATTAATCGAGAAATGCCCTCAGGCCGTCACTATATTGGCCAATTATGAGTCTACTCTCAGTCAGACCAACGCTGCTTTGGCCTACGTGGAGGAAAACAACACCTCCATCGAAAAAGGGGCTATCTGGTTCTTGAAAAACTACCCCGATCAGTGGAAGAACTGGTTCCCCATTGCCAACGATTCCAGGATAGAAAAAGTGGAAGCGGCCTTGAAAAAGGAAAAACTCTAG
- a CDS encoding NAD(P)-dependent oxidoreductase, whose product MLILISDAFDPSLPDRLSRFGEVTDDTGRLSEADVVLVRSKTKCTRDYIEKASNLKLIIRGGVGTDNIDKEFAASKGISVRNTPKASSVAVAELAFAMMLAVPNRLVEAHNSMASGAWEKKKLKRTELCGKKLTLFGLGNIAAEVSKRASAFGMEVFAYDPFVDSDRASNLGVTLVSDVKEAVSKGDYISLHLPLTDDTRGLINSDVIGAMKDGAVLVNTGRGLCVDATSVAAALESGKLGAYCTDVWPSDPPAEDYPILKAPRVLMAPHIGASTSENLLRIGDEVESIIQENLEKGVL is encoded by the coding sequence ATGTTGATACTTATTTCCGACGCGTTCGATCCATCCCTTCCCGATCGTCTGTCCCGTTTTGGCGAGGTCACCGACGATACAGGCAGGCTTTCCGAGGCAGATGTCGTCTTGGTTAGGAGCAAGACCAAGTGTACCAGGGACTATATCGAGAAGGCCTCCAACCTCAAGCTGATAATAAGGGGTGGGGTCGGCACCGACAACATAGACAAGGAGTTCGCCGCCTCCAAAGGAATCTCGGTGAGAAACACTCCCAAGGCATCGTCCGTCGCTGTGGCGGAACTGGCTTTCGCCATGATGCTGGCGGTCCCCAATCGTCTCGTCGAGGCCCACAACTCCATGGCTTCAGGTGCCTGGGAGAAAAAGAAGCTTAAGAGGACTGAGCTTTGCGGCAAAAAGCTCACCCTTTTCGGCCTGGGAAACATAGCTGCTGAGGTAAGCAAGAGAGCTTCGGCCTTCGGAATGGAGGTCTTCGCCTACGATCCGTTCGTGGATTCCGATAGAGCGTCCAATTTGGGGGTAACTCTCGTCTCGGATGTCAAGGAGGCGGTTTCGAAAGGGGACTACATATCCCTCCATCTGCCTCTGACCGACGATACCAGAGGGTTGATAAACTCGGACGTCATTGGAGCCATGAAGGACGGTGCGGTTTTGGTGAACACCGGGCGGGGTCTGTGCGTGGACGCCACATCTGTTGCTGCCGCCCTTGAGAGCGGCAAGCTGGGAGCCTACTGTACCGACGTGTGGCCCAGCGATCCTCCCGCCGAGGACTATCCCATATTGAAGGCGCCCAGGGTCCTTATGGCCCCCCACATAGGAGCCAGCACATCGGAAAACCTCCTTCGTATCGGCGACGAGGTTGAGAGCATAATCCAGGAGAACCTGGAGAAAGGAGTCCTGTAA
- a CDS encoding response regulator — MTRVMVVDDDLSVCATLVAFLEDCGYEVYSFNSGESAYEWIRTNRVDVAVVDLRLPAMSGDRLILNMRELLPDLPCVIYTGSPDFDPGSQYVELENVPVFRKPLVDLTVLLDEIEALSQEVSSHGVDHGSGR, encoded by the coding sequence TTGACTCGTGTTATGGTGGTGGACGATGATCTGAGCGTTTGCGCTACTTTAGTGGCTTTCTTGGAGGACTGCGGCTATGAGGTGTACTCCTTCAACTCCGGGGAAAGTGCATACGAGTGGATTCGAACTAACCGGGTGGACGTGGCCGTAGTGGACCTTCGGCTTCCCGCCATGTCGGGGGATCGGCTGATTCTGAACATGAGAGAGCTTTTACCGGATCTTCCCTGCGTGATTTACACCGGTTCTCCCGATTTCGACCCCGGTTCCCAATACGTCGAATTGGAAAACGTACCGGTGTTCAGAAAGCCTCTCGTCGATCTGACCGTACTGTTGGACGAGATTGAGGCTCTTTCCCAGGAGGTGTCGAGTCATGGCGTCGATCATGGTAGTGGACGATAA
- a CDS encoding DUF1015 domain-containing protein codes for MADARDRLSALGVAVPNVYLPGDGVSLETWSVVACDQFTSEPDYWSKTEELVGDSPSALRIILPEAYLEKGRIEDRISAINDTMRGYLDRGVLAEVGENFILVDRSTTFVSSRKGLILAVDLENYSFDKGAEAMIRPTEGTVLERIPPRMDIRRGAVMDMPHILLLVDDPKGTLIETLYNRRNDMEKVYDFELIQNGGHISGWRVPGEMENSIAEALEGLLSKGLLFAVGDGNHSLAAAKGIWEENKAAGAPMDHPSRWALVEVENVHDEGLPFHPIHRVLFGLEPERFVEDMAKALGGSFKAGAPVTVRDGDEHRIGISYGTTEGSLSFVKSGPELTVEHVQAFLDDYLEGHDGVAVDYIHGEDVVSQLSRADGNIGILLPDVDKESFFDRIRNVGPYPRKTFSIGEASEKRYYLETRRLTMD; via the coding sequence ATGGCCGATGCCAGAGACAGATTGTCTGCCCTGGGCGTCGCCGTGCCGAATGTATATCTTCCCGGCGACGGCGTATCCCTCGAAACCTGGTCCGTGGTAGCCTGCGATCAGTTCACCTCCGAGCCGGACTATTGGAGTAAGACGGAGGAACTGGTAGGAGACTCTCCCTCGGCCCTCAGGATAATTTTGCCGGAGGCCTATCTCGAGAAGGGACGGATCGAGGACCGAATCTCCGCCATAAACGATACTATGAGGGGCTATCTGGACAGAGGTGTTTTGGCCGAAGTGGGCGAGAATTTTATCCTGGTTGATCGATCCACTACCTTCGTTTCGTCCCGAAAGGGGCTGATCCTGGCTGTCGACCTGGAAAACTACAGCTTCGACAAAGGAGCGGAGGCCATGATTCGTCCGACCGAGGGTACCGTATTGGAGAGGATCCCTCCCAGGATGGACATCAGGAGAGGTGCTGTCATGGATATGCCTCATATCCTGCTCCTGGTGGACGACCCGAAGGGGACATTGATAGAGACCCTGTATAACCGTCGAAACGACATGGAGAAGGTTTACGATTTCGAGTTAATCCAAAATGGCGGCCACATCTCTGGCTGGAGGGTTCCCGGCGAGATGGAGAACTCAATAGCCGAGGCGTTGGAAGGACTCCTGTCCAAGGGATTGCTTTTCGCCGTCGGAGACGGAAACCACTCTTTGGCTGCTGCAAAAGGCATCTGGGAGGAAAACAAGGCCGCTGGAGCTCCAATGGACCATCCGTCCCGTTGGGCTCTCGTGGAGGTGGAGAACGTCCACGACGAAGGGCTGCCGTTCCACCCGATCCACAGGGTTCTCTTCGGCCTGGAGCCGGAGCGTTTCGTGGAGGATATGGCTAAAGCCTTGGGGGGAAGCTTCAAGGCTGGCGCTCCCGTTACCGTAAGAGACGGAGACGAGCACAGGATAGGGATCTCCTACGGGACGACCGAAGGAAGCCTTTCCTTCGTTAAGAGTGGCCCGGAGTTGACGGTGGAGCACGTCCAGGCATTTTTGGACGACTATCTTGAAGGCCATGATGGCGTTGCCGTAGATTACATTCACGGTGAAGACGTTGTATCTCAGCTTTCCAGGGCGGATGGAAATATCGGAATTCTACTGCCCGACGTGGACAAGGAGAGTTTTTTCGACAGGATCCGTAACGTAGGACCCTATCCCAGAAAGACGTTTTCCATAGGTGAAGCTTCGGAAAAACGGTATTATCTGGAGACAAGAAGGCTTACCATGGATTGA
- the serC gene encoding 3-phosphoserine/phosphohydroxythreonine transaminase, with protein sequence MTRKLNFYAGPSVLPLEVFEEIQKNMVEYGDSGLSLIETSHRSATYDEVHMGAISLIRELFAVPDNYKVLLLGGGATLQFGMIPMNFLPKDGHCDFVVSGSWSKKAYDDAKKIGSVNVLFDGKSEGYVSLPDAGDVKPSDGSSYVYITSNETIGGVQWKDWPDTGDVPLFCDMSSDIMSHPVPVEKFGLIYAGAQKNLGPAGVTIVIVRDDILERCADGLPAYLDYRTHANKDSLYNTPPVFPIWAMKLVLERMKRIGGIEAMAKHNRDKASLVYDVIDGSDGFYRCPVDERYRSEMNVVFRLPSEDLEKAFVAEATSKGMMGLKGHRSVGGCRASLYNSMTVEGAGELAEFMKGFMKEKR encoded by the coding sequence ATGACTAGAAAGCTGAACTTCTATGCCGGACCGTCGGTACTTCCTCTGGAAGTGTTCGAGGAAATCCAGAAGAACATGGTGGAGTACGGCGACTCGGGCCTCTCTCTCATAGAGACCAGTCACAGAAGCGCCACCTACGACGAGGTACACATGGGAGCCATCTCGCTTATAAGGGAGCTTTTCGCGGTTCCGGATAACTACAAGGTGCTTCTCCTTGGAGGTGGGGCTACACTTCAGTTCGGGATGATACCGATGAACTTTCTTCCCAAAGATGGCCATTGCGATTTCGTAGTCTCCGGTTCATGGTCTAAAAAGGCCTACGACGACGCCAAGAAGATCGGTTCGGTAAACGTCCTCTTCGATGGCAAATCCGAGGGGTATGTGTCTTTGCCCGATGCCGGAGATGTTAAACCGTCGGACGGATCGTCCTATGTCTACATCACCTCCAACGAGACGATAGGAGGGGTCCAGTGGAAGGATTGGCCCGATACGGGAGACGTCCCGCTGTTCTGCGATATGTCCAGCGATATAATGAGCCATCCCGTTCCTGTGGAGAAGTTCGGACTGATATACGCCGGAGCCCAGAAGAACCTCGGCCCCGCCGGGGTGACCATCGTGATTGTACGGGATGACATACTGGAGCGTTGCGCCGACGGTCTTCCAGCCTACTTGGATTACAGGACCCACGCTAACAAGGACTCCCTTTACAACACCCCGCCGGTCTTCCCCATCTGGGCTATGAAACTGGTCCTGGAGAGGATGAAACGAATCGGCGGCATAGAGGCCATGGCCAAGCACAATCGTGACAAGGCCTCCCTTGTCTACGACGTAATAGACGGCAGCGACGGTTTTTACCGTTGCCCTGTGGACGAGAGATACCGTTCCGAGATGAACGTAGTGTTCCGTCTTCCCTCGGAGGACCTGGAGAAGGCCTTCGTCGCCGAGGCCACGTCGAAGGGCATGATGGGGCTCAAGGGACACAGAAGCGTCGGAGGCTGCAGGGCCTCGCTTTATAACTCCATGACCGTCGAGGGCGCCGGGGAACTGGCCGAGTTCATGAAGGGCTTCATGAAGGAGAAGAGGTAA
- a CDS encoding EAL domain-containing response regulator, with protein sequence MASIMVVDDNVSVRESLALCLEDFGHVVVKHSSGEDALEALETDVPDLMLLDIMMPGISGLDVLERVVPRFPDLPVIMVSGDGDVADVVKAIRLGTWDYLMKPVTDVEMLRHAVDQALAKASLKRENREYRLRLEKLVNSQNDELRSITDSLCLERQMDGLTGLPNRVLFLDRLDMAVSMTRHNGTMLGLFLCDLDDFSYINGSLGHSVGNEVLVAVGNRLKVFEKDGGTVARIGSDEFALVLPGIVDRSAVFKTAEDLSKILSEPLSLGGQRLDLSMGCGVVIFPDDGDDDDELLTNAGVALQAAKISGKGSFRLFSQSLSQEAQSYFHVGAHIREAIDLDEFKVYYQPTVNARTGDINGMEALLRWRSSRLGRFVMPDEFIPVAEQLGIIIPLGEWVLRRACSQSLNWLELFPNLRLSVNLSARQFSDPALVSKVEQILQETGFPCGSLDMELTENVLVKSEDRAVEVMNNLVRRGIGISIDDFGTGYSSMAYLKSFPVRRLKIDRSFISGIPEDKGDLAIAEAVVTLAHSLGKEVVAEGVETAEQMRILGSIGCDVLQGYLFSPPVPHDRFDTLLSGGPIRSKSPPKSME encoded by the coding sequence ATGGCGTCGATCATGGTAGTGGACGATAACGTCTCCGTGAGGGAGAGTCTGGCGCTATGCCTAGAGGACTTCGGGCACGTAGTGGTGAAACACTCCTCCGGGGAGGATGCCCTAGAAGCCTTGGAGACCGATGTCCCCGATCTTATGTTGCTAGACATAATGATGCCGGGGATCTCCGGACTGGACGTTTTGGAGCGAGTGGTTCCCCGTTTTCCCGACCTCCCTGTGATAATGGTCTCCGGCGATGGAGACGTGGCCGACGTGGTGAAGGCTATCCGACTGGGTACCTGGGACTATCTGATGAAACCTGTGACGGACGTGGAGATGCTCCGTCACGCGGTGGATCAGGCTTTGGCCAAGGCCTCTCTGAAAAGGGAGAACCGCGAGTATCGTCTAAGGCTGGAGAAACTGGTCAACTCGCAAAACGACGAATTGCGCAGTATCACCGATTCCCTTTGTCTTGAAAGACAGATGGACGGCCTGACAGGACTTCCCAATAGAGTGCTTTTTCTGGACAGGCTCGATATGGCCGTGTCGATGACCCGTCATAACGGGACCATGCTGGGGCTGTTTCTGTGCGATCTCGACGATTTCAGCTATATAAACGGTTCCTTGGGACACTCCGTCGGAAACGAGGTCCTCGTTGCCGTTGGGAACAGGCTGAAGGTCTTCGAGAAAGATGGGGGAACCGTGGCTAGAATAGGGAGCGATGAATTTGCCTTGGTCCTTCCGGGTATAGTGGATCGTTCGGCGGTGTTCAAGACGGCGGAGGATCTGAGTAAAATTCTCTCAGAGCCGCTTTCCTTGGGAGGGCAAAGACTGGACCTCTCTATGGGCTGTGGAGTTGTGATATTTCCGGACGATGGAGACGATGATGACGAACTCCTAACCAACGCAGGCGTCGCCCTTCAGGCCGCAAAGATCTCCGGCAAGGGGTCGTTTCGTCTTTTCTCTCAGTCTCTCTCCCAGGAGGCACAAAGCTATTTCCATGTAGGGGCTCACATCAGAGAGGCCATCGACCTGGACGAGTTCAAGGTCTATTATCAGCCTACCGTGAACGCCAGGACAGGAGATATCAACGGAATGGAGGCCCTTCTTCGTTGGCGATCCAGTCGACTTGGGAGGTTCGTTATGCCAGACGAGTTTATCCCTGTGGCGGAGCAACTGGGGATAATCATTCCCCTTGGAGAGTGGGTTTTACGAAGAGCCTGTTCTCAGTCCCTGAACTGGCTGGAGCTATTTCCAAACCTGCGGCTGTCGGTCAACCTGTCTGCGCGCCAATTCAGCGACCCTGCACTTGTCAGCAAGGTGGAGCAGATCCTTCAGGAGACCGGTTTCCCCTGTGGCTCGTTGGATATGGAGCTTACCGAAAACGTACTCGTAAAGTCCGAGGATCGGGCGGTGGAGGTCATGAATAATCTGGTCAGAAGGGGGATCGGCATATCCATAGATGACTTCGGTACAGGCTATTCCTCTATGGCCTACCTGAAAAGCTTTCCCGTTCGCCGTCTGAAGATCGACAGGTCTTTCATCTCCGGTATCCCCGAGGACAAGGGAGATCTGGCTATAGCCGAGGCAGTGGTTACCCTGGCACACTCTCTGGGCAAGGAGGTAGTAGCCGAGGGGGTCGAGACGGCGGAGCAGATGAGGATTCTAGGATCTATAGGATGCGATGTTTTACAGGGTTACCTTTTCAGCCCTCCGGTTCCTCACGATCGATTCGATACCCTTCTTTCGGGTGGGCCTATTAGATCGAAAAGCCCTCCCAAATCGATGGAGTAG